The Haematobia irritans isolate KBUSLIRL chromosome 1, ASM5000362v1, whole genome shotgun sequence DNA segment tttttcaggctgaaatattagcaataagagaggtggcgaattggctgagaagtaatgttccaaaaaatgtgggcattaatatatactcagacagtcaacctgcaataaaatccttggactctgtgttcctcaactcgaaaacggccatcgactgccgcaaatctctcaatgagatggctgagcagtacaatattcacctaatatgggtgcctggccataggaacataccggggaactgcgaagcggatgagttggcaaggctagggactaccttacatattccaggggaactagaatttgttggtatgcccctagctacctgcaagctcatgctgcgtgagaaggctgttatgatggcaaatgttcgatgggagaattgcaagggttgtaacgacaccaagcaaatatggccccatttcaacttaaaccgcacactagatatgctaatgttctcgagacgtcagatatcactcctgatatctgctataacgggtcgctgcctgatagccgattttgcaaaaactattggcgcgaagtataatgactattgtatgagctgtcatgatgcggaggaaaaagaatcaattaaacacctcttgtgtgagtgtcctgcattttgtgtaaagcgcaagcaacttttaggagcatatagcttcagattactggcggatctggaaaacgttaacttaagcagtctgctactgtttttggaacaatctggttggttcaacaaagaaaaataatcaagaaggttcagcggttaaaactagaagtgcccatatgtaataggtacttttagttaatgtggtatcacaatggactgaatagtctaagtgagcctgaatcttaatcgggctgccactttaacctaacctaacctaaggccagtattaagttggtattatcgcgctaaatttgacattttttcatggttacttttctttaataattcatttcaccgaaaataaacatttttataaacaattttgcatgGGATCATTTCCAATCGAGTTAGATTAAAATCTGCAAgaagatataattttattctgtttttcCAGATATAGATTTgattttagtggctaaactcgaacttagtactcacctttagtgtaaaaaaattgcctattcaagaaaaaataaaaaaataataataataaacgaaAAAGTTAATGAACTTTGTTTTCATTAGGTCCACCCTGTATATAGTCAACTTAGGCCGACGTTGGCTCTTTCTTTTTTGttcgtttgttgtttttttcgtaTTAATGCATTATTTTGAAACAATAACTAATAGAACAATGATTGCACCTGAACATCTATAATGATTTTCGCGGCACCTTTATGTATTTTACCGGTTGAGGtatattaaacacaattatgaaaatttatcaGAGTAGAACATACCGACTTACCCCTCATGCCTTGAAGCATATTTCAGggcatttgtatttttttccatatacaccaatagaaacttttgcatcCATCATTATGGCCGATGAGTAATAAACATGGCAGTGATCAATTACTTGTGAATGGATTCAGATTCTAATGACACTCATTATGAAGACTGCCAATCCTCTGTTTGGAATGTAATACGATCGAATAAATTCATATCGAAAGCATATGGACCAGAAAAGTATGAATTATattccatttgtttttttttttttctgaaaagcaaaaaacaaatcaTTTGGATTAGCAAAGTTGAAGGTGTTTAGATGGAATAGCCATTTGAAGATGTCAtcattaattatatttgtatttagTTTGTTTCATCGGATGCCAACTaagtaaaaaaaagtaaaaaaaataaatcttacaTGACAGTTCACACAttcatatagaatattttgttataatttttttttactaaatgaTCAAAGAAACCGACTTTATACAAATGAGCagaaaaattatgtatgtacttGGCTGTTAATAGAAGGGAATAAAGAGCATTAACTGTCGAGAAACTGGACAAATTGCTTGTCCAATAACACCGGGTAaggtggacggacggacagagagGCATGGCTCGAGTCAGCAATAAGGCtaccacagttgatagaattctacccaaattgatagatttttaatgtttggtcgaattcttaatgttttagtagattttgcaaaacattcctctccaactaagagatactttaattgtctatagaaataaaattttgacaaactgttctatagaaataaaattttgacaaaatgttctatagaaataaaattttgagaaaatgttctatagaaacaaaattttgagaaaattttctatagaactaaaattttgagaaaattttctatagacataaaattttgacaaaatgttctatagaaataaaattttgaccaaattttctatagaaataaaattttgacaaactgttctatagaaataaaattttgacaaaatgttgtatagaaataaaacgttgacaaaatgttctatagaaataatattttgacaaaattttctatagaaataaaattttgacaaaattttctatagaaataaaattttgacaaactgttctatagaaataaaatttttacaaactgttctatagaaataaaattttgacaaaatgttctatagaaacaagtatatacagcactaagttcggccgggccgaatcttaaatacccaccaccatgaaccaaatattagggtttcctttgaaatttcaggagggcttgaggacttgagggcactttccgaagataaatttaaagatttcacctatgaggactatatcagattctggatttataaggaccatttttgtttgaggtttagaggaatcattaacatctcttgtaagtgtgcaagaaaattataaaataacgtcttgatttgaaatattaaatctgtagaagtaaaatctggaaattttacattgagtttcaagcaattttcttgatctgtgcgccttctacatcctcaagaagtgaagtcggtctatatggaggcattacctaatggaccgataaaaacttaatccgatacacgtttttgtgagcctaaaataccagaatatttacaatttcaggcaaatcagataaaaactacggtttctagaaacccaaggagttaaatcgggagatcgcttttatgggggctatactaaaatatggaccgatactcaccgttttcggcacacctctttatgacccgaaaatacctctagatttccaatttcaggcaaataggataaaaacttcggattctagaagcccgagaagtaaaatcgggaaatcggtctatatgggccctataccaaaacatagaacgatacggaccattttcggcacaccttttgttggtcctcaagtacctctgaattttcaatttcaggcaaattggataaaaactacggtttctataagcccaagaccccaaatcgggaggtcggtttatatcgggaccatatagaaacatggaccgatactcaccatttttggcacacctctttacggttctaaagtacctctcgatttccaatttcaggtaaatgggataaaaactgcggtttctataagcccaagaagtaaaatcgggagatcggtctatatgggggctatacccaaatatggaccgatactcgcaaTTTTTGGCactcgtatttgtggtcctacaatacctctggatatacaatttcaagtaaattgaataaaaactgcggtttctataagcccaagaagaaaaatcgggagatcggtctatatggaggctataccaaaacatggaccgatactcaccatttttggcacacctctttatggtcataaaatacctctagatttcaaatttcaggcaaattggataaaaactacgatttctataagcccaagaccccacatcgggaggtcggtttatatggggactatatcaaaacctggaccgatatagcccatcttccaacttgacctgcctgcagacaaaagacgcgtttatgcaaaatttcagcacgattgcttcattattgaagactgtagcgtgattacaacagacagacagacagatggacagacggacatcgttatatcgtcttagaatttctccctgagcaagaattatatatttatatagtcggaaatcgatatttcgatgtgttacaaacggaatgacaaacttattatacccccgtcactattctatggtggtgggtataataaaaataacaagtatatacggccgtaagttcggccaggccgaatcttatgtaccctaaagactgtcatccacaaatttcaactcactcggatgaaatttgctcctccaagaggctccaaaaccaaatctcgggatcggtttatatggggttataaatgattatggactgatatggaccacttttggcatggttgttaaatatcatatactaccaccacgtaccaaatttcaaccagatcgcaagaattttgcttctccaaaaggcaccggaggtcaaatctggcgatcggtttatatgggagctatatataattatggactgataggaaccaatttctgcatggttgttggatatcatatactaatcacgtaccaaatttcaaccgaatgggaagaattttgctcttctaaggtgctccggaggtcaaatctggggatcggtttatatggggccaatatataattatggaccgatatcgaccaatttttgcatgggtgtttgaggccatatattaacatcacgtaccaaatttcaactgaatcagatgaattttggtctttcaagaggctccggaggtcaaatctggtgatcggtttatatgggggctatttataattatggaccgatgtggaccaatttttgcatggttgttagagaccatatactaacaccatgtaccaaatttcagccggatcggatgaaatttgcttctcttagaggctccgcaagccaaatcgggggatcggtttatatgggggctatttatagttatggaccgatgtgaaccaatttttgcgtggttgttagagaccatatacatacacaccatatagaccatgtaccaaatttcagccggatcggatgaaaattgtttctcttagaggctctggaagccaaatcgggggatcggtttatatgggggctatatataattatggaccgatgtggaccaaattttgcatggttgttagagaccatatactaacaccatgtaccaaattttagccggatcggatgaaatttgcttctcttagaggcctcgcaagccaaatttgggggtccgtttatatgggggctatacgtaaaagtggaccgatatggcccatttgcataccatccgacctatatcaataacaactgtttgtgccaagtttcaagtcgatagcttcgttggttcgttcggaagttagcgtgatttcggacggacggacggacatgctcagatcgactcagaatttcaccaccacccagaatatatatactttatggggtcttagatcaatatttcgatgtgttacaaacggaatgacaaagttaatgtaccccccatcctatggtggagggtataaaaaggtgcaaaatttttaaattttttcgaaaaaaatgctaaattcattgtggaaaattgccaatttttgaaaatatttgaggccaaacgtttcaaacaaccgttataaaaattatttatttggcaaaacactgaatttgaatcacattttgagaagtgatgcaaattcagtgcaacgaccaACGATGAAATGGCGGACATCCttactatgacaagcccatattaaatttatcgcttctgcgccaaatttGCACCAATTCCTTATCCAAAATGaacactacttttttggtgactctgttttgctgggatatttataAATGAATAACAAAAACGCATTATAACAATTTTAGATTATGTTAAATTTATTCAATGGTACATGTACTGCCGATAtttatcttatttatttattcatttattaaaatctttgttATAATTAAAAACGACGACATTTATATAAAATGAGATTATATAGTGAACTTTAAAATGTTAACTAGTCTACTATTCTaggaaaacaaataatttatacATAAAGCTTCTTACAACTATatgatttgaaatatattttgcatGTTTTCTTTCAGTAATGAATAAGTAACATAAGTCCCAATATTTTACTATCGAGAATTAAGAAAAGTTCACCTTATTAAAATTCAATCTGTCAATGCCATTAAGATTGCCTATATGAGCTGGTTAGACCACTATGCAGCTATATTCTGAATAACCCATACGAAGGTTGTatctaatattaaaataaaacacgcCTAATATATAAGAAATAATGTTAACCTTataaaattgattcaattaaatttttaatcgaaacaaatgcatgaaatttatttttaagttaaatttgtaaatttttcaattaataaattaactgaTGCAAttatattagggctgttttcttttagcactggataccctaagccgtgaaggactaaaagaaaacagagtactcgtttatccaggacatctccaaaaatatgcaacactgtcatcagctgtttaaaaacaatcacagaaaagaagtgaaatcttgcatttttaatgtatgaaatgctccaagttGTAATTATTTCTGACACtgtatttcatgtttttcgataaattagtcacaataaattgctattgtgaatcgatgaagcgtcactttatcaaaatacaatctggcaacatcggcgcgacttgcactgatgagatgttctggatagaacaccagtgcaacgatgttccgaatagcccatacaaatgttgcattcaGTGCCAAAATGAAAACAGTCCTATTattaaccaaaacaaaaaaaacagcatCTCAGCAAAAATATTACtataatttttctaattaaaatcttaactgAAATTACAAGGatattcatttaaaatattaattggcccAATCAttcatttcataaaaaaataaacacgcacacaaaacaatttcctattcaatcacgaaattaattgcttCAATTATGAAGAtgctagtatcaatcacagaattaattaaacaataaaacatatacttgattaaatatctttttaatattcaaatatttattttattataatttataaatttataattattataaatttttaatacagaaattaattacatttgaaaaaaatattcaatgtaaaaattcattgattcaattaagtttttaataaaaaacaaattggatcaaataattattCAATTGACATCAGTGATTGGTATTCTCATTTCCATTattggaacaattttttgaaacaattttgtattgaaattgaaacaattaattcCGGGATTGGAACACGTTCAATAATAATTACTCAATTATTTCGATGATTGAAACCTTGCCTCTAATAGATAATACATCTTTTTTTGGGATTCATAGGACTACCCACTGGACATTGAAACTCTCGAGAAAATTCCTCTAAATTATGTAAAGGACCAATAACACGAAATTTCTCTGGTACATGCTCATCGGTGGATGATAGAAAATCTTTGATGAGCGGATGGGTAGAACTACACCATAATTGTCCATAACTAATAAAGAATAATTGTTTACTGGTATAATTCAAGCGAGGCAATATTTCCAACTCCATAGTCTCAAAGGATCGTACAGCATCTTCATACCATTTCAGATAGGCATCATAGGCCAAACGTAGACCACCATTATCGGCTATATTTTcggattgtgaagaaagttcagGTAAATGACGACCACTATAGATGTATCCACTATATTGACGATTGAAACATTCCGTTTGATTGCTGAAATAGTTATTCGATTCCGGATCCCACCATTCATGTTTATTGCCTTGAGTATCATAGGTTCGACCCTCATTATCGAAGCCATGTATCAATTCGTGGGAGATTAGAAAACccaaggtaccaaatttcaaagcaTTTGGATAATAATCCGACCAAAGGTAATAGGGCTGTAAAACCGATACTGGGACCTTAATTAAATTCTCGGTAACTATATAGACCGGAGTATAAGATAATGATTCATAATCATCATAACTTTTGGGAGGTTCTTTCAATTTAGCTCTGGATTTAATGGCCCTAGCCGATAATAGAGACtttagattttctatataatcacGATTATCGATATGCACAAGGCCAAATTCTTCAGAGAAATTTTCACCTTTATACGAACAAATTTCCATACgaattgttttcaatttttccagagcATAGTTTCTGGTCTCTCGTTTCATCCAACTTAATTTATCCGAGTCGAGGACATTTTTAAAAGTGTCTCTTATGGTTTGCCACATATAATTGACATCCTGTTCCGTTTTATTTGTGGCAAATTTCCGATAGGCCATATTGTCCAGTACCTTGGCAAAATGGGATTTGGTCCGGCGTATACAAAGAGTTTCTATTTCATTTTTCTGCTTGGGTTTGGGTATTAGAAAGGCCTCAATCAAATAGTAGAAGACATAATTGGCCACAATACGTTTCGGTGTCTCCTTCATAAGGGTGTCTAAGTTGTCAACCTCATCCTCAATTAAATCATAAACAGGTTCGGTGGGTATATAACCCAAAGAGATATTGATCAAACGTTTCACATCCAATTTGGGATAATAGTTGTTATGCATCTCCTCCACAGTGGTTAGGTTAAGAAAGAATTCACTGGTATCGTCATCAGCTTCATCATTGTTGGGTTCTTCGGTTGTATTCTCTTCCTCCTCTAACACACCACCATCTTCTGAAGCCTTTTCGGTTTCCATACCTATATCATCTTCgtcatcctcatcatcatcatcactatAACTTGTAATACCCACAAATAAATCtctttcaaaattgaaaatttctttagctGTCTGTTTGGCCAATTTTGAACTAACCCCTAGGGCAGTTTTTAATGTGTTGGCAATAACCGTTTTTCTTGCTTCCCGAAAAGTGGCATGTACATCTTCCACATATATCGTTGAGGACTCCAATGGTATGTCTTGCATCAGGACATGTAAACGATTCACTGTATTATTTTTCATATCCACCTGATTGAGATGACCTACCACAATACGTATGTCATATTTATGGGCTATCTGGGCCACAGTCGACAACCAATCGAAATTCTCCTCATTCCATTTATCACCCTCTAGTACAGGCATTTGACCAAACTCGGAAATGATTCCCTTAAGCTTTCCAGCATAATTCTTTTTCAGATTATCCGCTTTCAGACAAGACTCAAAGAATTTCTTGGCCTTCTTATCCACTGCTGTGTCACCCACAT contains these protein-coding regions:
- the LOC142222485 gene encoding neprilysin-4-like, with protein sequence MDLLRFLLLSIGIVISVTSHVVQGLPSYPPSLAGLKENHKRDIARYAKTAEINNFLDTTKQPCRNFYDFTCGNYHRLNPPNKSPYQSNIFQTISASMNRKLINLLKTNDVGDTAVDKKAKKFFESCLKADNLKKNYAGKLKGIISEFGQMPVLEGDKWNEENFDWLSTVAQIAHKYDIRIVVGHLNQVDMKNNTVNRLHVLMQDIPLESSTIYVEDVHATFREARKTVIANTLKTALGVSSKLAKQTAKEIFNFERDLFVGITSYSDDDDEDDEDDIGMETEKASEDGGVLEEEENTTEEPNNDEADDDTSEFFLNLTTVEEMHNNYYPKLDVKRLINISLGYIPTEPVYDLIEDEVDNLDTLMKETPKRIVANYVFYYLIEAFLIPKPKQKNEIETLCIRRTKSHFAKVLDNMAYRKFATNKTEQDVNYMWQTIRDTFKNVLDSDKLSWMKRETRNYALEKLKTIRMEICSYKGENFSEEFGLVHIDNRDYIENLKSLLSARAIKSRAKLKEPPKSYDDYESLSYTPVYIVTENLIKVPVSVLQPYYLWSDYYPNALKFGTLGFLISHELIHGFDNEGRTYDTQGNKHEWWDPESNNYFSNQTECFNRQYSGYIYSGRHLPELSSQSENIADNGGLRLAYDAYLKWYEDAVRSFETMELEILPRLNYTSKQLFFISYGQLWCSSTHPLIKDFLSSTDEHVPEKFRVIGPLHNLEEFSREFQCPVGSPMNPKKRCIIY